One genomic window of Elaeis guineensis isolate ETL-2024a chromosome 2, EG11, whole genome shotgun sequence includes the following:
- the LOC105054698 gene encoding protein SOSEKI 1 isoform X2, whose amino-acid sequence MESFKGGGEVRRLNIVYFLSRNGRVEHPHLIRVHHLHRNGVRLRDVKRWLSELRGEEMPESFAWSYKRRYKKGYVWQDLMDDELITPISDNEYVLKGSDLSHAPICPSFNELSCGDGKKPKAVEEVGEGEKVAPEKSLADTLQIEPDDDGVSQKPPPCLDQDSPPGQREGSDASNESIGRTALFNLDLSRGLEKEKREEGQVASPAMADHGNNHMNNSNHNDKNNNKHSRRASHVLRNILTCGKVQTNDSALRTIKRRNSGTESRPVNEWSEDKARREGSPGGLQAGSSAQLLAMWESIQARETTFTYEIM is encoded by the exons ATGGAGAGTTTCAAAGGAGGAGGAGAGGTGAGAAGGCTCAACATTGTCTACTTTCTAAGCCGGAATGGCAGAGTCGAACACCCTCATCTTATTCGGGTTCATCATCTTCATCGTAATGGCGTTCGACTTCGTG ATGTCAAGAGATGGTTGTCAGAGTTGAGGGGGGAGGAGATGCCGGAGTCCTTCGCTTGGTCATACAAGAG GAGATACAAAAAGGGCTACGTGTGGCAGGATTTAATGGATGATGAACTTATTACACCGATCTCCGACAATGAATACGTTCTCAAAGGCTCGGATCTTTCTCATGCTCCAATTTGCCCATCTTTCA ATGAGTTGTCTTGTGGCGATGGGAAGAAACCAAAAGCAGTGGAAGAAGTAGGAGAAGGGGAGAAGGTGGCGCCTGAGAAATCTCTAGCTGACACGCTCCAAATTGAGCCAGACGACGACGGCGTCTCTCAGAAGCCACCGCCGTGCTTGGACCAGGACTCGCCGCCGGGGCAGCGGGAGGGTTCGGATGCATCGAACGAGTCCATCGGAAGAACCGCTTTGTTTAACTTGGATTTGTCAAGGGGGcttgagaaggagaagagggaggaggGGCAAGTTGCTTCTCCAGCAATGGCAGATCATGGTAACAATCACATGAATAACAGTAACCACAATGACAAGAACAACAATAAACATTCTCGGAGGGCTTCACACGTGCTTCGTAACATTCTCACGTGCGGGAAAGTGCAGACAAATGACTCTGCCTTGAGGACCATCAAGCGGAGGAACAGTGGTACTGAATCCAG GCCGGTCAACGAGTGGAGCGAGGACAAGGCCAGGAGAGAAGGCAGTCCCGGCGGCTTACAGGCCGGTAGCAGCGCCCAATTGCTC